One region of Trueperaceae bacterium genomic DNA includes:
- a CDS encoding rhodanese-like domain-containing protein, with amino-acid sequence MFDEIGPEDVAAWLAGGAVLVDVREAWEFERGHVPGAVNVPMSEITKRLGDVPDNVVVVCNSGSRSAHVAGYLALNGYKRVANLAGGTAGWVEAGFGIELGSETAD; translated from the coding sequence ATGTTCGACGAGATCGGGCCTGAGGACGTGGCCGCATGGCTAGCGGGCGGCGCCGTGCTGGTCGACGTGCGCGAGGCCTGGGAGTTCGAGAGGGGGCACGTGCCGGGCGCCGTGAACGTGCCGATGAGCGAGATCACCAAGCGGCTGGGCGACGTGCCGGACAACGTCGTGGTCGTCTGCAACTCGGGCTCGCGCTCGGCCCACGTGGCCGGCTACCTCGCCCTCAACGGCTACAAGAGGGTGGCCAACCTCGCCGGGGGCACGGCCGGCTGGGTCGAGGCCGGCTTCGGGATCGAGCTGGGGTCTGAGACCGCCGACTGA